A section of the Clostridium sp. TW13 genome encodes:
- a CDS encoding purple acid phosphatase family protein produces the protein MKNKFLSICVSLALAGTLMTTPTYNTKAAEVSYNGTSIDANLNATSTPDHIALSWTGDAKTTQTITWRSISSNTKSSLQYRKAGSNTWTTIDNISPKKLTASTGASNITTGSENIYTTTITGLAPGTKYEYQILGTDAQGKTNTSKINTFSTEKANNASAKFIVFGDSQSGIADTPEYTPWHNTITEAYNTNKDANFVINMGDLVEIGENYQHWNNWFSATQGVIDNIPEMPVQGNHETYQDNNYDTSSPKSFVGQFNVPQNGPYGHIGQTYSYNYGNVHFVVLDSQEDEEATDDDSFLQQQANWLDKDLTNNKQKWTVVMFHKTPYYNKKTRNNPAVKDILTPVIEKHHVDIVFNGHDHGVSRSYAINGNNYYTDYSKGTVYYVTGRSGNKYYTDLNNKVWDANFIDCQDSPSYEVVSVVNGKLTIDAYKYNTIDTSAKNAKNKLYNTPVKIDTLTIDKDTPANSTPLTLKASEKTGLAIAGTLQAGYDVTIANNKAYIDPTLIATYYKGTYDPASLTLTVNKKAYTFAKSDLLNGDASKVNIDALYKQGIDVIYNKALNCVLVDFTGRITADMISAFKGFIIGTVPAPVPNPTPTPTPSNSGKPSTNTTNPSTATTTSAVTPVAATQSTTLASLPKTGSPINWVLVVGFGLFSIASGTFLVIAENKKRKSLTNK, from the coding sequence ATGAAAAATAAATTTTTATCTATATGTGTTTCTCTAGCTTTGGCTGGAACACTTATGACAACACCAACTTATAATACAAAAGCTGCTGAAGTATCCTACAATGGAACTTCAATTGATGCAAATTTGAATGCTACCTCAACTCCAGATCATATTGCCCTTAGCTGGACAGGAGATGCAAAAACAACTCAAACAATTACTTGGAGATCAATATCTAGTAATACTAAAAGCAGCTTACAGTATAGAAAAGCTGGTTCAAATACTTGGACCACAATTGATAATATATCACCTAAAAAATTAACTGCATCTACAGGTGCCTCAAACATAACTACAGGTTCAGAAAATATTTATACTACTACAATTACAGGTCTTGCTCCTGGAACTAAATATGAATATCAAATCCTAGGAACAGATGCACAAGGAAAAACTAATACTAGCAAAATAAATACTTTTAGTACTGAAAAAGCCAATAATGCCTCTGCTAAGTTTATTGTTTTTGGAGATTCACAAAGTGGAATTGCTGATACACCTGAATATACTCCTTGGCACAATACAATAACAGAAGCTTACAACACTAACAAGGATGCGAATTTTGTTATAAATATGGGTGACTTAGTTGAAATAGGTGAGAACTATCAACATTGGAATAACTGGTTTTCAGCAACACAAGGAGTAATTGATAATATTCCTGAAATGCCTGTACAAGGAAATCATGAAACATACCAAGACAACAATTATGACACTTCTTCTCCAAAGTCATTTGTAGGTCAATTTAATGTACCTCAAAACGGCCCTTATGGACATATTGGTCAAACTTACTCTTATAACTATGGAAATGTTCACTTTGTAGTATTAGATAGCCAAGAGGATGAAGAAGCTACTGATGATGATTCCTTCTTACAACAACAAGCAAACTGGCTAGATAAAGACTTAACAAATAATAAGCAAAAATGGACAGTAGTTATGTTCCATAAAACTCCATACTATAATAAAAAGACAAGAAACAATCCTGCTGTAAAAGATATACTTACACCAGTAATTGAAAAGCATCACGTTGATATAGTATTCAATGGTCATGATCATGGGGTGTCTAGATCTTATGCAATAAACGGAAATAATTATTACACAGACTATTCAAAAGGAACTGTTTATTATGTAACAGGAAGAAGTGGAAACAAATATTATACAGATTTAAATAACAAGGTTTGGGATGCAAACTTTATAGATTGCCAAGACAGTCCTTCCTACGAAGTTGTTTCTGTAGTAAACGGAAAACTTACTATTGATGCATATAAATATAACACTATTGATACAAGTGCAAAAAATGCAAAGAATAAACTTTATAATACACCTGTTAAGATAGATACTTTAACAATAGATAAAGATACTCCTGCTAACAGCACTCCATTAACATTAAAAGCAAGTGAAAAAACTGGACTTGCGATTGCTGGTACATTACAAGCTGGTTATGATGTTACTATAGCAAACAATAAGGCGTATATAGATCCAACATTGATAGCAACTTATTATAAAGGAACTTATGATCCAGCTTCTCTAACATTAACAGTAAATAAAAAAGCCTATACCTTTGCTAAATCTGATTTATTAAACGGTGACGCTTCAAAAGTAAATATAGATGCACTTTACAAGCAAGGAATAGATGTAATCTACAATAAGGCTCTAAACTGTGTACTTGTAGATTTCACTGGAAGAATTACAGCTGATATGATATCTGCATTCAAAGGTTTTATAATAGGCACTGTTCCTGCACCAGTTCCGAATCCAACTCCAACACCTACTCCAAGCAACTCTGGAAAACCTAGTACAAATACAACTAACCCTTCAACTGCCACAACAACATCAGCAGTAACACCTGTAGCAGCCACACAATCTACTACACTTGCAAGCTTACCTAAAACAGGTTCTCCAATAAATTGGGTATTAGTTGTAGGATTTGGCTTGTTCAGCATTGCATCAGGAACTTTCCTAGTAATAGCTGAAAATAAAAAAAGAAAAAGTTTAACTAATAAATAG